The genomic stretch CCTCATCCGAGGACTGGCTGCTTTTGTTCTTGTATAGGAAACTATGCATTCTCCGAATCTGTTGATAATGATGCTTCGGCAGCAGCAATGAGCAGCTAACGAAAGCTAACGGAAGCCAGAGACGCTAAAGTTGCATTTTGGGTTAGCGTCACATTTTAACGGAAGTGGGAGACGCTATTCCGCAGAAATGAAGCGAGATCGTGCATGTAGGGTACAAATAGAGGCTTGTGCTTCCGTTAGAATCTCAAAACGAAAAATAAAGGCGATTTAGCGTCTGTGGTTTCCGTTAGAAGTTTGAACTGACGCGTCTGCGATTTCCAATCATCCGTAAGGGTGATTTTGTTCTTGTTTAGGAAATTATGCGATGCTAAAAAATGTGGATAATCGAGTCGAAAAAATAAATAGGGGGGGATCGTTATGGAGAAGCGAGAAACATGGAAGAAACGAGGGATCGTGAAACAGATCTTGAAGGATCATTTTCATGGGTTTTGGGAACTTCATGCGAATCTATTCCCGGAAGAACTGCAGAAAGCGATACCGGAAGCCGTAAACAAGGCAACGCGATGCGGCACGAAGGATATGGGTTACGCGAGATATGAATGTATGGGTTGTACGGAGGGAAAACCGGAACCGGTCATTATCTGTTTTACTTGTAAGAGTCGGTTTTGTCATGGATGCGGAAAGAAATACACCGATGACTGGGCAGAAAAGCAACAGGAGCGAATCCTGAATGTCCCCCATCGTCATACCGTGTTTACGGTACCAAAAGAGTTGAGGAAATACTTCTTTGAGGATCGGAGTCGTTTGAACGAGCTTAGTAAAGAAGTGGCGAAGGTCATCCAATATTACTATCGGCGTAAAAATAAGAGCAAACAGTATGACGTGGGCGTCATTACGGTCATTCATACGTTTGGAAGGGATCTAAAGTTTAATCCGCATATTCATGCCCTGGTTACGGAAGGTGCGTTAGATTGCCATAAGCAGTGGAAGAGTGTGGAGTATATTTCTTTTACCTACTTGAGAAAGTCATGGCAGAAGCTACTTATGGATTTAATGTTGAAGTGGCATCCTGGCGATGCGAAGGTAAAAACGTTGGTAAACCAACTGTACAGTCGGTACAAGCATGGATTTTATGTCAACGCAGAACAACGAATGAAGGATGCCCGTGGAGCGGCCAAGTATATTGGACGTTATCTGGCTCGTCCGGCAATCGCAGAGTATCGCATTATAAAGTATGACTACCATACGGTACATTACTGGTACGAAGATCATCAGACAGGAAAGAGGATCGATGTCGTAGCCCCTGTCATGAAATTCATTTATGCCCTGGTGCAGCATATCCCGCCGAAGCATTTTCGAATGGTAGGCAGGTATGGCCTGTACAGCAGAAGTAAGAATAAGGAGTCGCAAAAGATCATTAACTTATGGCGGTACATGGTCCATAAACAGATTGAAATGACGTTCCCGCCGAAGGAAAAGAGAAGAAAGACGTACCGTCAGCGGATGTTGGAGACTTATGAACGGGATCCGATCGCCTGTCCCTGCTGCAAACAAACCATGTTGCTTGTGGTTATTTGGCATGCAGACTATGGGCGAATTTATTATTATGATGAGGAAAGTGAACGAGCGTATAAGAAGAAATGGGGGGTTCGGGCTAATGAACGAAAGGAAAGGCAAGAAACAGGATAGCGAAAAGGAAGAAGCTGTTGAACTATTTTCCTTTGATGATGAGGAGGAAGAAGTCTTTATCGATTATGTTTGCGTAGATTGCGGATGTTTAGATCCTGTGCCTGATTTCATCGTAGGAGAGTGTTCTTATGAATTAGGACCTGAGGAGAGTCCTGTGTTCGTATGCCCGGA from Paenibacillus sp. FSL H8-0548 encodes the following:
- a CDS encoding transposase, translating into MEKRETWKKRGIVKQILKDHFHGFWELHANLFPEELQKAIPEAVNKATRCGTKDMGYARYECMGCTEGKPEPVIICFTCKSRFCHGCGKKYTDDWAEKQQERILNVPHRHTVFTVPKELRKYFFEDRSRLNELSKEVAKVIQYYYRRKNKSKQYDVGVITVIHTFGRDLKFNPHIHALVTEGALDCHKQWKSVEYISFTYLRKSWQKLLMDLMLKWHPGDAKVKTLVNQLYSRYKHGFYVNAEQRMKDARGAAKYIGRYLARPAIAEYRIIKYDYHTVHYWYEDHQTGKRIDVVAPVMKFIYALVQHIPPKHFRMVGRYGLYSRSKNKESQKIINLWRYMVHKQIEMTFPPKEKRRKTYRQRMLETYERDPIACPCCKQTMLLVVIWHADYGRIYYYDEESERAYKKKWGVRANERKERQETG